A window of the Streptomyces luomodiensis genome harbors these coding sequences:
- a CDS encoding ABC transporter ATP-binding protein — protein MTTEPPQEDGPAATAPDRRPVLDVTDLDVHYGRRRRRRQALRGVSLSVAPGETVGLIGETGSGKSTLARAVLGLVRASAGSVVIDGTDVSAYDQRQWRGLRRRGVVQYVFQDPLRSLDPDLTVETSLAEPLLIRGVPLDEAAARVRAFASRVRLSEDLLDRLPGELSGGQRQRVAVARALVTEPRLVILDEPVSALDSANRVQILRILKELRADGVALVFISHDLGSVAGIADRIAVLYRGELVEDRAAADVINRPRHVYTRLLVGSAPTLRTAPADRAEREALRALLHA, from the coding sequence GTGACCACCGAGCCGCCGCAGGAGGACGGTCCGGCCGCCACCGCGCCGGACCGGCGCCCCGTCCTCGACGTCACCGACCTGGACGTGCACTACGGCCGGCGCCGCCGACGCCGGCAGGCCCTGCGCGGGGTCTCGCTGTCCGTCGCTCCGGGCGAGACCGTCGGCCTCATCGGCGAGACCGGCTCTGGCAAGTCGACGCTGGCGCGGGCCGTGCTCGGCCTGGTGCGCGCCTCGGCCGGGTCGGTCGTCATCGACGGAACGGACGTCAGCGCCTACGACCAGCGCCAATGGCGCGGCCTGCGCCGCCGCGGCGTGGTCCAGTACGTCTTCCAGGACCCGCTGCGCAGCCTCGACCCGGACCTCACCGTCGAGACCTCCCTGGCCGAGCCGCTGCTGATCCGGGGCGTCCCGCTGGACGAGGCGGCGGCGCGCGTCCGCGCGTTCGCCTCCCGGGTCCGCCTCTCCGAGGACCTGCTCGACCGGCTGCCCGGGGAGCTCTCCGGCGGTCAGCGCCAGCGAGTCGCGGTGGCGCGGGCGCTGGTCACCGAGCCGCGCCTGGTCATCCTCGACGAACCGGTCAGCGCCCTCGACTCGGCCAACCGCGTCCAGATCCTGCGGATCCTCAAGGAGTTGCGTGCCGACGGGGTGGCCCTCGTCTTCATCTCCCACGACCTCGGCTCCGTCGCCGGGATCGCCGATCGCATCGCGGTGCTCTACCGGGGCGAGCTGGTCGAGGACCGAGCCGCCGCCGACGTCATCAACCGTCCGCGGCACGTCTACACCCGGCTGCTCGTCGGCTCCGCCCCCACGCTGCGCACCGCACCCGCCGACCGGGCCGAACGCGAAGCGCTCCGCGCGCTGCTGCACGCCTGA
- a CDS encoding ABC transporter ATP-binding protein: MATLSQNLSPGDTLGHRTGDAPDPGPPVLSLRDVRIGDQVSGREIVHGVSFTLTPGKVVGIVGESGSGKTITCRAALGILPAHFEVTGGSIEIHGTDIAQLSAAEWTALHGVTISAVFQDPASYLNPSIRVGPQVAEVVRVKKRLTRRAARRRAVELLRAVHLREPELVYGQYPHELSGGMLQRVLIAAAIAAGPRVLIADEATTALDVTVQAEILDLLADLREQSGMALVVVSHDLAVVAQLCDEVLVMRQGDVVEHGPTRTVLHDPRHEYTRLLIAEHEQYGLERFLDPKPAPEPGPEPGPKPEPGSKPDPGPKSDPDPALDLDPDPKEEA; the protein is encoded by the coding sequence ATGGCGACCCTGTCCCAGAACCTCTCCCCCGGGGACACCCTCGGGCACCGCACCGGCGACGCGCCCGACCCCGGACCGCCCGTGCTGTCACTGCGTGATGTCCGCATCGGCGACCAGGTCAGTGGCCGCGAGATCGTGCACGGTGTGAGCTTCACACTCACCCCCGGCAAAGTGGTCGGCATCGTCGGCGAGTCCGGCAGCGGCAAGACCATCACCTGCCGGGCGGCCCTGGGCATCCTGCCCGCGCACTTCGAGGTCACCGGCGGATCGATCGAGATCCACGGCACCGACATCGCCCAACTGTCCGCCGCCGAGTGGACGGCCTTGCACGGCGTCACGATCAGCGCGGTCTTCCAGGACCCGGCCTCCTATCTCAACCCCTCGATCCGCGTGGGTCCGCAGGTGGCCGAGGTCGTGCGGGTCAAGAAGAGACTCACGCGGCGCGCGGCCCGCCGGCGGGCCGTCGAGCTGCTGCGGGCCGTGCACCTGCGGGAGCCGGAGCTGGTCTACGGCCAGTATCCGCACGAACTGTCCGGCGGCATGCTCCAGCGCGTCCTGATCGCGGCGGCGATCGCCGCCGGTCCGCGCGTCCTCATCGCCGACGAGGCCACCACCGCGCTCGACGTCACCGTCCAGGCCGAGATACTCGACCTGCTCGCCGACCTCCGCGAGCAGAGCGGAATGGCCCTCGTCGTGGTCTCCCACGACCTCGCCGTCGTCGCCCAGCTGTGCGACGAGGTCCTCGTCATGCGCCAGGGCGACGTGGTCGAGCACGGCCCGACGCGGACGGTACTGCACGACCCGCGGCACGAGTACACCCGGCTGCTGATCGCCGAACACGAACAGTACGGCCTGGAGAGGTTCCTCGACCCGAAACCCGCCCCGGAACCCGGCCCCGAGCCCGGTCCGAAGCCCGAGCCCGGCTCGAAGCCCGATCCCGGCCCGAAGTCCGATCCCGACCCCGCCCTCGACCTCGACCCCGACCCGAAGGAGGAGGCGTGA
- a CDS encoding ABC transporter permease: MLRRVLALPSGRIAVGILAVAALLAVFGPLLAPQDPLATSDNTLAAASGAHWLGTDYLGRDVLSRLLDGSRVSVLGSLEVAFTALAVGSVPGILSVYFGRAFEWLTLRLADTLVALPFLLFAVAVIALLGNGLTQAMLVTGVLVSPLFYRVSRAATLAVARSPYVEAALLAGASVGWVVRGHVWVKVLPPIAVALAQTIGVGFVIVSSLTFLGIGVQPPEPTWGGLLASDLGYLSHQPWAPVAPALLIMVTVWAANLLADAIRDVSGEAGRALVNRRKARAHRIEKADPAPTGGA; encoded by the coding sequence ATGCTGCGCCGCGTTCTCGCTCTCCCGTCCGGGCGGATCGCCGTCGGCATCCTCGCCGTGGCCGCTCTGCTGGCCGTGTTCGGTCCGCTGCTCGCCCCGCAGGACCCCCTCGCCACCAGCGACAACACGCTCGCGGCGGCGTCGGGCGCACACTGGCTGGGAACGGACTACCTCGGCCGTGACGTGCTCAGCCGGCTCCTCGACGGCTCGCGGGTGAGCGTCCTCGGCTCGCTCGAGGTCGCGTTCACGGCACTCGCCGTCGGCTCCGTCCCGGGCATCCTGTCGGTGTACTTCGGCCGGGCCTTCGAATGGCTCACCCTCCGCCTGGCCGACACGCTGGTCGCCCTGCCGTTCCTGCTGTTCGCCGTCGCCGTGATCGCGCTGCTCGGCAACGGCCTCACCCAGGCGATGCTCGTCACCGGCGTCCTGGTGTCCCCGCTGTTCTACCGGGTGTCCCGCGCCGCCACGCTGGCGGTGGCCCGCTCGCCGTATGTGGAGGCCGCGCTGCTGGCCGGCGCCTCCGTCGGCTGGGTGGTACGCGGCCATGTGTGGGTCAAGGTGCTTCCGCCGATCGCGGTCGCGCTCGCGCAGACCATCGGTGTCGGCTTCGTCATCGTCTCGAGCCTGACCTTCCTCGGCATCGGCGTCCAGCCTCCCGAGCCCACCTGGGGCGGACTGCTCGCCTCGGACCTGGGCTATCTCAGCCACCAGCCGTGGGCGCCGGTGGCCCCCGCGCTACTGATCATGGTCACCGTCTGGGCCGCGAACCTCCTCGCCGACGCGATCCGTGACGTCTCCGGCGAGGCGGGCCGCGCGCTCGTCAACCGCCGCAAGGCCCGCGCCCACCGCATCGAGAAGGCCGACCCCGCCCCCACCGGAGGTGCGTGA
- a CDS encoding ABC transporter permease, whose product MTTTEDRTPSALRRGGAATRTRHALGRVLATLARSVAIFVPVFLVATFVTFALRSLSGLSPARIQLGEEATPDAIARVEAQWGLDRPFLVQYWDWFSGVLHGRLGASWTNGADISTLIGLGLGVSLSVATFALLIGVVAGFALGTVSALRHTTWIDRAITGFVTVISVMPAFVVGIVLVAVFAVGLHLFPSAGYVPAREGFGPWLAHITLPAVALSFDVVADVTRQLRTSLIAAYRENYVIGAVVRGLSPRRIFFVHVLRNGLGPALATLGLKFPALVGASVITEWVFGLQGFGRFANDSAQAGDVPAVQGVLVVSIVLVVAFNLIVNLVLARVTPASQRGV is encoded by the coding sequence ATGACGACGACCGAGGACCGGACACCGTCTGCCCTCCGTCGCGGGGGCGCCGCGACCAGGACGCGGCACGCGCTCGGCCGCGTCCTGGCCACTCTCGCCCGGTCCGTCGCGATCTTCGTGCCCGTCTTCCTGGTCGCGACGTTCGTGACGTTCGCGCTGCGGTCGCTGAGCGGGCTCAGCCCGGCGCGGATCCAGCTGGGCGAGGAGGCCACTCCCGACGCCATCGCCAGGGTCGAGGCGCAGTGGGGCCTCGACCGGCCCTTCCTGGTGCAGTACTGGGACTGGTTCAGCGGCGTGCTGCACGGCCGGCTCGGTGCCAGCTGGACCAATGGCGCCGACATCTCCACCCTCATCGGCCTCGGCCTGGGCGTGAGCCTGTCGGTGGCGACCTTCGCACTGCTCATCGGCGTGGTCGCGGGCTTCGCCCTCGGCACGGTGTCGGCGCTGCGGCACACCACCTGGATCGACCGCGCCATCACCGGTTTCGTGACGGTGATCTCGGTGATGCCGGCGTTCGTGGTCGGCATCGTGCTGGTGGCGGTCTTCGCGGTCGGGCTGCACCTCTTCCCGTCGGCCGGATACGTCCCGGCGCGGGAGGGGTTCGGCCCGTGGCTCGCCCACATCACCCTGCCCGCCGTCGCGTTGAGCTTCGATGTCGTCGCCGACGTCACCCGGCAGCTGCGCACCAGCCTCATCGCCGCCTATCGCGAGAACTACGTGATCGGGGCGGTGGTGAGGGGCTTGAGTCCGCGGCGGATCTTCTTCGTCCATGTGCTGCGCAACGGCCTGGGACCCGCGCTCGCGACGCTCGGTCTGAAGTTCCCCGCCCTGGTCGGTGCCTCCGTCATCACGGAATGGGTCTTCGGACTTCAGGGCTTCGGCCGATTCGCCAACGACTCCGCCCAGGCCGGAGACGTGCCCGCGGTCCAGGGCGTCCTGGTGGTGTCGATCGTTCTGGTCGTCGCCTTCAACCTGATCGTCAACCTGGTGCTGGCGCGTGTGACGCCGGCGTCCCAGCGGGGGGTGTGA
- a CDS encoding ABC transporter substrate-binding protein: MSTRLTPRRPELPGLRLRCARPVRRLRAAALGTALVTVAVPVLSACSGEAVSAGGSAALKWTSSYFPTHWDPVVGGSGAQFRELSLVYASLTRTDETGKAVPDLAKSWEYNAKGDQITFHLRPNLTFSDGAPVDGAAVKAAIERAKKQRNSALFGDLTSIASVRAKGLDAVVHLTQVDYQIPQLLGERVLQIASPKAAASPEKLDQNPVGAGPFIVTQLIPGTKAVLKKNPDYWDARHIHIDNVELTSAPDASTVVSGLQTGAYNFADIDPSQARAAKKAGLDVFVQPGFNASNISLNVNKAPFDNDKVVDAVRYAINRKEFVDKLTFGYGEETDQPFPKGYVAYDPKSANAYPYDPAKAKKLLAEAGYKSGQIKLNLVIPEEDPQAEIVQSQLAKVGITVNIKIDKNWATPFFAKDLTFSLYSTTGRDSAAQTLTAHFGPNGPLNLSSPYEPAGFEAAIAKVRRTPLDSPAYPEVLRAATRAGLRSKALVFTYSSPNLIAKSKSISDLPKNPAHIDWTGVTISGGN, encoded by the coding sequence ATGTCCACCCGCCTCACGCCCCGCCGCCCCGAACTCCCCGGACTCCGCCTTCGATGCGCCCGGCCGGTCCGGCGGTTGCGCGCCGCCGCCCTGGGAACCGCCCTGGTCACCGTGGCCGTCCCGGTCCTGAGCGCATGCAGCGGCGAGGCCGTGTCCGCCGGTGGCAGCGCCGCGCTGAAGTGGACATCCTCCTACTTCCCCACCCACTGGGACCCGGTCGTCGGCGGCAGTGGCGCCCAGTTCCGCGAACTCTCCCTGGTGTACGCGTCGTTGACCCGCACCGACGAGACCGGCAAGGCCGTGCCGGACCTGGCCAAGAGCTGGGAGTACAACGCCAAGGGCGACCAGATCACCTTCCATCTGCGGCCCAACCTGACGTTCAGCGACGGGGCGCCGGTCGACGGTGCCGCGGTCAAGGCGGCCATCGAACGCGCCAAGAAGCAGCGGAACTCGGCCCTCTTCGGCGATCTGACCTCGATCGCATCGGTGCGGGCGAAGGGGCTGGACGCGGTCGTCCACCTCACCCAGGTCGACTACCAGATACCGCAGCTGCTCGGTGAGCGCGTGCTCCAGATCGCCAGCCCCAAGGCGGCCGCCTCTCCGGAGAAGCTGGACCAGAACCCGGTCGGCGCGGGTCCGTTCATCGTCACCCAGCTGATACCGGGCACCAAGGCGGTGCTGAAGAAGAACCCGGACTACTGGGACGCGCGGCACATCCACATCGACAACGTCGAGCTGACCTCGGCGCCCGACGCCTCCACCGTCGTCTCCGGTCTACAGACCGGCGCGTACAACTTCGCCGACATCGACCCCAGCCAGGCGCGGGCGGCCAAGAAGGCGGGCCTCGACGTGTTCGTCCAGCCCGGCTTCAACGCCTCCAACATCAGCCTCAACGTCAACAAGGCGCCATTCGACAACGACAAGGTCGTCGACGCGGTCCGCTACGCGATCAACCGCAAGGAGTTCGTCGACAAACTGACCTTCGGCTACGGGGAGGAAACCGACCAGCCGTTCCCCAAGGGATACGTGGCCTACGACCCGAAGTCGGCGAACGCCTACCCCTACGACCCGGCGAAGGCCAAGAAGCTGCTCGCCGAGGCGGGCTACAAGAGCGGCCAGATCAAGCTGAACCTGGTCATCCCAGAGGAAGACCCACAGGCGGAGATCGTCCAGTCGCAGCTGGCCAAGGTCGGGATCACCGTCAACATCAAGATCGACAAGAACTGGGCCACCCCGTTCTTCGCCAAGGACCTGACCTTCTCGCTGTACTCGACCACCGGCCGTGACTCCGCCGCCCAGACCCTGACCGCCCACTTCGGCCCCAACGGCCCGCTGAACCTCAGCTCGCCCTACGAGCCGGCCGGCTTCGAGGCGGCCATCGCCAAGGTGCGCCGGACCCCGCTGGACTCACCCGCGTACCCGGAGGTCCTCCGAGCGGCGACGCGGGCCGGCCTGCGGAGCAAGGCGCTGGTCTTCACCTACTCCTCGCCCAACCTCATCGCCAAGAGCAAGTCGATCTCCGATCTGCCGAAGAACCCGGCCCATATCGACTGGACCGGCGTGACCATCTCCGGCGGCAACTGA
- a CDS encoding SDR family NAD(P)-dependent oxidoreductase: MGRLEGRTALITGGSEGLGRAIAEAFAAEGAGLVLLARDREKLARTAGALRSEGATVRTLAVDLADLSALTDAVTRLDVGVDILVNNVGLARLKPLADLTLEDAEAMVTLNLMVPFRLTQLLLPSLVAAQGTVINMSSYWATTMVAGRPSSLYSATRGAIESLTRALANELGPDGVRVNAIAPGSIATPTFDREFLGRMTSEQRAAYERYVRDAYPTGRIGRMEEVANAAVYLASDQASWTTGTVLAVDGGLTLR; encoded by the coding sequence ATGGGAAGGCTCGAGGGGCGTACGGCGCTGATCACCGGCGGCAGCGAGGGGCTGGGGCGCGCGATCGCCGAGGCGTTCGCCGCCGAGGGCGCTGGTCTGGTGCTGCTGGCCCGCGACCGGGAGAAGCTGGCCAGGACGGCCGGTGCGCTGCGGTCCGAGGGGGCGACGGTGCGCACCCTCGCCGTGGACCTGGCCGACCTCTCGGCCCTGACCGACGCGGTCACCCGCCTCGACGTCGGCGTGGACATCCTCGTCAACAACGTCGGCCTGGCACGGCTGAAGCCGCTGGCCGATCTGACACTGGAGGACGCGGAGGCCATGGTGACCCTCAACCTCATGGTGCCCTTCCGGCTCACCCAGCTTCTGCTGCCCTCCCTCGTCGCGGCACAGGGGACGGTCATCAACATGTCCAGCTACTGGGCCACCACGATGGTCGCGGGGCGTCCCTCCTCGCTCTATTCGGCCACCAGGGGCGCCATCGAATCGCTCACCCGCGCGCTCGCCAACGAGCTGGGCCCCGACGGAGTACGGGTCAACGCCATCGCTCCCGGCTCGATCGCGACGCCCACCTTCGACCGCGAGTTCCTCGGCCGGATGACCTCGGAGCAGCGCGCCGCGTACGAACGCTATGTGCGGGACGCCTATCCGACGGGACGTATCGGCCGCATGGAAGAGGTCGCGAACGCCGCCGTGTACCTGGCCTCCGACCAGGCGTCGTGGACGACGGGCACCGTGCTCGCGGTGGACGGTGGCCTGACCCTCCGCTGA
- a CDS encoding TetR/AcrR family transcriptional regulator: protein MHHENTPLRADALRNRELLIKVAREAVAEVGLGVSVNEIVRRAGVGQATFYRRFASREELLSAVLDDVLTTVEGGLREALEAPPAAGLRDALCVLVAHQSRHRGLYELLNGDPAMAGEVHAEGRARVRDLVRRVGERAQEAGAMHPHARWQDLPFLAGSLAAVSPSCLGIDADPGLADRMLDTVLAGLRAGGGASGAQSALPARSQET from the coding sequence GTGCATCACGAGAACACTCCGCTACGGGCCGACGCTCTGCGGAACCGCGAACTCCTGATCAAGGTCGCCCGGGAGGCCGTGGCGGAGGTCGGGCTCGGCGTGTCGGTGAACGAGATCGTGCGACGGGCCGGGGTGGGCCAGGCGACGTTCTACCGCCGCTTCGCCTCCCGTGAGGAACTGCTGTCCGCCGTCCTCGACGATGTGCTCACGACGGTCGAAGGGGGCTTGCGCGAGGCCCTCGAGGCGCCCCCCGCGGCGGGACTGCGGGACGCGCTGTGTGTTCTGGTGGCGCATCAGTCCCGGCACCGGGGTCTCTACGAACTGCTCAACGGCGACCCCGCCATGGCCGGAGAGGTGCACGCCGAGGGCCGCGCCCGGGTCCGCGACCTCGTCCGCCGCGTCGGTGAGCGAGCCCAGGAAGCGGGAGCCATGCACCCGCACGCACGGTGGCAGGACCTGCCGTTCCTCGCCGGCTCGCTCGCGGCGGTGTCCCCGTCCTGCCTCGGTATCGACGCCGATCCCGGGCTGGCCGACCGTATGCTCGACACGGTGCTGGCCGGCCTCCGTGCGGGGGGCGGTGCGTCGGGCGCTCAGAGCGCGTTGCCCGCGCGCAGCCAGGAGACGTAG
- a CDS encoding NAD-dependent epimerase/dehydratase family protein has protein sequence MILVTGGLGFIGSHTVQALLDAGEECVLVQRRTPEPPAGLFNAPVAVEQADITDLRALLDIGTRHKITGMVHLAGSMPWPPSPDQPVEATRKAIGGLLNVLQAAQDWGVRRVGVASTIGVYDLGTEGPLTEDTPLAMSSGHLIPTFKKIGELLNGHLADATGIDVINYRISGIWGPRDPHGPLFFAAPELVHAAVRGTEPDLSPLPGPAYAEDALDLCYVKDAGRAIALLQLADRLHHRTYNVASGRATANAEIIAAIKKVVPDARIELPTGGTAARNHLDITRIQQDTGYRPAYDTERATADYVSWLRAGNAL, from the coding sequence ATGATTCTGGTCACCGGAGGGCTGGGCTTCATCGGCTCCCACACCGTGCAGGCGCTCCTCGACGCGGGTGAGGAGTGTGTGCTGGTCCAGCGCCGCACCCCCGAGCCGCCGGCCGGTCTTTTCAACGCGCCGGTCGCGGTGGAGCAGGCCGACATCACCGATCTGCGCGCGCTGCTCGACATCGGCACCCGCCACAAGATCACCGGCATGGTGCACCTGGCGGGGTCCATGCCCTGGCCGCCGAGCCCCGATCAGCCCGTCGAGGCGACACGCAAGGCGATCGGCGGTCTGCTCAACGTCCTCCAGGCCGCGCAGGACTGGGGCGTGCGGCGGGTGGGCGTCGCGAGCACGATCGGTGTCTACGACCTCGGCACCGAGGGCCCGCTCACCGAGGACACACCGTTGGCGATGAGCTCGGGCCACCTCATCCCCACCTTCAAGAAGATCGGCGAGCTTCTCAACGGCCACCTGGCCGACGCCACCGGCATCGACGTCATCAACTACCGCATCTCCGGTATCTGGGGACCCCGCGACCCCCACGGCCCGCTGTTCTTCGCCGCCCCCGAACTCGTCCACGCCGCCGTACGCGGCACCGAGCCGGACCTCTCCCCGCTCCCCGGGCCCGCGTACGCGGAGGACGCGCTCGACCTGTGCTACGTCAAGGACGCGGGCCGGGCCATCGCGCTCCTCCAGCTCGCGGACCGTCTCCACCACCGCACCTACAACGTCGCCTCCGGCCGCGCGACGGCCAACGCCGAGATCATCGCCGCCATCAAGAAGGTCGTTCCCGACGCCCGGATCGAGCTGCCCACGGGCGGCACCGCCGCGCGGAACCACCTCGACATCACCCGCATCCAGCAGGACACCGGCTACCGCCCCGCCTACGACACCGAACGTGCGACCGCCGACTACGTCTCCTGGCTGCGCGCGGGCAACGCGCTCTGA
- a CDS encoding ABC transporter substrate-binding protein, which yields MHFVNRPLATALCSAVALCAALTSCSPQPEEKASGTKDTSHSCTPGGLATEVPGKLTVGTDRPAYAPWFADDKPSNGKGFESAVAYAVAKRLGYDRDAVVWQNVPFNSSFAPGAKKFDFDINQISISEERRKAVAFSSGYYDVRQAVVALKTSKAATAKSVADLKGVKLGAQVGTTSLDVINDLVKPTQRPAVYQRNDFAKSALKNGQVDAIVVDLPTAFYITGSEVPEAKVLGQFPNSSGKPEQFGLVLDKDSGITSCVTAAVDAIRKDGTLAALEKKWLSEAVDAPVLT from the coding sequence ATGCATTTCGTCAACCGCCCCCTGGCCACCGCCCTTTGCTCCGCCGTCGCCCTGTGCGCCGCCCTCACCAGCTGCTCCCCGCAACCGGAGGAGAAGGCGTCCGGCACGAAGGACACGTCGCACTCCTGCACACCCGGCGGACTCGCCACCGAGGTACCGGGAAAGCTGACCGTCGGCACCGACAGACCCGCGTACGCCCCCTGGTTCGCCGACGACAAGCCGTCCAACGGAAAGGGGTTCGAGTCGGCGGTGGCGTACGCCGTGGCCAAGCGGCTCGGCTACGACCGCGACGCGGTGGTCTGGCAGAACGTGCCGTTCAACAGCTCCTTCGCACCCGGCGCCAAGAAGTTCGACTTCGACATCAACCAGATCTCCATCAGCGAGGAGCGCAGGAAGGCCGTCGCCTTCTCCTCCGGCTACTACGACGTGCGCCAGGCCGTCGTCGCCCTGAAGACGTCGAAGGCCGCCACGGCGAAGAGCGTGGCCGACCTCAAGGGCGTGAAGCTGGGCGCCCAAGTGGGCACCACCAGCCTGGACGTCATCAATGACCTGGTGAAGCCCACGCAGCGGCCCGCCGTCTACCAAAGGAACGACTTCGCCAAGTCGGCGCTGAAGAACGGCCAGGTGGACGCCATCGTGGTGGACCTGCCCACCGCCTTCTACATCACCGGGTCCGAGGTGCCCGAGGCGAAGGTCCTCGGCCAGTTCCCGAACTCCTCCGGCAAGCCCGAGCAGTTCGGCCTCGTCCTCGACAAGGACAGCGGGATCACCTCCTGCGTGACCGCCGCCGTGGACGCCATCCGGAAGGACGGCACCCTCGCCGCGCTGGAGAAGAAGTGGCTCTCCGAGGCCGTCGACGCACCGGTGCTCACGTGA
- a CDS encoding amino acid ABC transporter permease, whose product MTPHTTPGGADGYVPSERRIARERYRRARARRATAIAATSTLVTGAALFLLITNSPGWARTKETFFSAHYARVALPQVLEGLWLNLRLLAVCGVAVLVLGLLLAVARTLRGPVFFPVRALAIAYTDFFRGLPLIICLLMVVFGVPALRLQGVTTDPVLLGGGALVLTYSAYVAEVFRAGIESVHPSQLAAARSLGLSGGQALRFVVLPQAVRRVVPPLLNDLVSLQKDTGLVSIAGAVDAVYAAQIIASKDFNYTPYVVAGLVFVALTIPMTRLTDWVTARMDRRRAQGGIV is encoded by the coding sequence GTGACGCCGCACACGACACCCGGCGGCGCGGACGGCTACGTCCCCTCGGAACGCCGCATCGCCCGCGAGCGCTACCGGCGTGCCCGCGCCCGGCGCGCGACGGCGATCGCCGCGACCAGCACCCTCGTCACCGGCGCGGCGCTGTTCCTGCTGATCACCAACTCGCCCGGCTGGGCCCGCACCAAGGAGACGTTCTTCAGCGCTCACTACGCGCGTGTGGCGCTCCCGCAGGTTCTGGAGGGCCTGTGGCTCAATCTGCGGCTGCTGGCGGTGTGCGGCGTCGCCGTGCTGGTCCTGGGCCTGCTGCTGGCCGTGGCGCGCACCCTGCGCGGGCCGGTGTTCTTCCCCGTACGGGCGCTGGCCATCGCGTACACGGACTTCTTCCGCGGACTACCGCTCATCATCTGCCTGTTGATGGTGGTCTTCGGCGTGCCCGCGCTGCGCCTCCAGGGGGTGACCACCGATCCCGTCCTGCTGGGCGGTGGCGCCCTGGTGCTGACGTACTCGGCCTACGTCGCGGAGGTGTTCCGGGCGGGCATCGAGTCCGTACATCCCTCGCAGCTGGCCGCGGCCCGCTCGCTCGGACTCAGCGGCGGCCAGGCGCTGCGCTTCGTCGTGCTGCCCCAGGCGGTGCGCCGCGTGGTGCCGCCGCTCCTCAACGACCTGGTGTCCCTCCAGAAGGACACCGGTCTGGTATCGATCGCCGGCGCCGTCGACGCCGTGTACGCGGCGCAGATCATCGCCAGCAAGGACTTCAACTACACCCCGTACGTCGTCGCGGGCCTGGTCTTCGTGGCGCTGACCATCCCGATGACCCGGCTCACCGACTGGGTGACGGCCCGGATGGACCGGCGGCGGGCCCAGGGAGGGATCGTATGA
- a CDS encoding amino acid ABC transporter ATP-binding protein: protein MSGRKSVAPAAVPGASRAPVLRMEAVRKSFGGSLVLREVDLEVAPHTVTALIGASGSGKSTLLRCANLLEEVDDGAIWLDGEEITDPRADKDAVRRRIGVVFQAYNLFPHLTVLENITLAPRRVHGLSRAEAEERGRALLERLALGTKADEYPDRLSGGQQQRAAIVRALAVRPRLLLLDEITAALDPELVGEVLALVREVKDEGMTMVIATHEMVFAREVADQVCFLDAGVVLERGTPQEVFGSPRQERTQRFLRRFAEAGRL from the coding sequence ATGAGCGGTCGCAAGAGCGTGGCACCGGCCGCGGTACCAGGGGCTTCGCGGGCTCCCGTGCTGCGGATGGAGGCGGTCCGCAAGTCGTTCGGCGGCTCGCTGGTCCTGCGCGAGGTGGACCTGGAGGTGGCCCCGCACACGGTGACCGCGCTGATCGGCGCCTCCGGGTCGGGGAAGTCGACCCTGTTGCGCTGCGCCAACCTCCTGGAGGAGGTCGACGACGGGGCCATCTGGCTCGACGGCGAGGAGATAACCGATCCGCGGGCCGACAAGGACGCGGTGCGCCGCCGGATCGGGGTGGTGTTCCAGGCGTACAACCTCTTCCCGCACCTGACCGTCCTGGAGAACATCACCCTGGCCCCACGGCGCGTCCACGGGCTCTCCCGGGCGGAGGCCGAAGAGCGCGGCCGCGCACTGCTGGAGCGGCTCGCGCTCGGGACGAAGGCCGACGAGTACCCGGACCGGCTCAGCGGCGGACAGCAGCAGCGGGCGGCGATCGTACGGGCGCTGGCGGTACGCCCCCGGCTGCTGCTCCTGGACGAGATCACCGCCGCGCTGGACCCGGAACTGGTGGGCGAGGTGCTCGCCCTGGTCCGCGAGGTGAAGGACGAGGGCATGACCATGGTCATCGCCACCCACGAGATGGTCTTCGCGCGTGAGGTCGCCGACCAGGTGTGCTTCCTGGACGCCGGAGTGGTGCTGGAGCGCGGCACTCCACAGGAGGTCTTCGGCAGTCCGCGGCAGGAGCGGACCCAGCGGTTCCTGCGGCGGTTCGCCGAGGCGGGACGGCTGTGA